The Euphorbia lathyris chromosome 8, ddEupLath1.1, whole genome shotgun sequence genome has a window encoding:
- the LOC136202302 gene encoding transcriptional corepressor LEUNIG isoform X5, with product MSQTNWEADKMLDVYIHDYLVKRDLKASAQAFQAEGKVSSDPVAIDAPGGFLFEWWSVFWDIFIARTNEKHSEVAASYIETQMIKAREQQQQQQQAQPPQHQQQQQQQQQQLQMQQILLQRHAQQQQQQQQQQQQQQQQQQSVQQQQQQQQQQQSAQQQQQQQQQRRDGGHLLNGTTNALATKMYEERLKLPIQRDSLDDAAMKQRFGENVGQLLDPNHASILKSAATGQPSGQVLHGAAGGMSPQVQSRNQPLPGSTPDIKTEINPVLNPRAAGPEASLIGIPGSNQGGNNLTLKGWPLHGLDQLRSGLLQQQKSFIQAPQPFHQLQMLTPQHQQQLMLAQQNLTSPSATDENRRLRMLWNNRNMGLGKDGLTNSVSDVVPDVGSPLQAGGSLLPRRDADYLIKLKMGQIQQQQQQQQNSNAQQQLQQHALSSQQSQNSNHNLHQQDKMGGAGSVTVDGSMSNSFRGSDQVSKNQTGRKRKQPVSSSGPANSSGTANTAGPSPSSAPSTPSTHTPGDVISMPSLPHSGGSSKPLVMFGTDGTGTLTSPANQLWDDKDLELQADMDRFVEDGSLEDNVDSFLSHDDTDPRDTVPRMDVSKGFTFTELSSVRASTSKVICCHFSSDGKLLASGGHDKKAALWYTDNLKQKTTLEEHSSLITDVRFSPSMPRLATSSFDKTVRVWDADNHGYSLRTFTGHSASVMSLDFHPTKDDLICSCDSDGEIRYWSINNGSCSRVFKGGTAQMRFQPRLGRYLAAAAENVVSILDVETQACRHSLQGHTKPIHSFLTIELHRICIVNCRDILNQFIQCAGILRAST from the exons ATGTCTCAAACAAACTGGGAAGCAGATAAAAT GTTAGATGTTTATATCCATGATTATCTAGTAAAGAGAGACTTGAAGGCTTCTGCTCAGGCTTTTCAAGCTGAAGGAAAAGTATCATCTGATCCTGTAG CCATTGATGCGCCTGGAGGGTTTCTCTTTGAATGGTGGTCGGTCTTCTGGGATATATTTATTGCTAGAACTAATGAGAAGCACTCAGAGGTTGCTGCATCTTATATTGAG ACACAGATGATTAAAGCACGGgaacagcagcagcagcaacaacAAGCTCAACCACCACAACATCAGcagcagcaacaacaacaacaacagcaGCTGCAGATGCAACAGATCTTGTTGCAGAGGCATGCtcaacagcaacaacaacagcaacagcagcagcagcagcagcaacaacAGCAACAATCTgttcagcagcagcagcagcaacaacaacaacaacagtctgcacaacaacaacaacaacaacaacaacagcgAAGGGATGGCGGCCACCTACTAAATGGTACAACAAATGCCTTGGCGACTAAAATGTACGAGGAAAGATTAAAATTGCCAATCCAAAGAGATTCTTTGGATGATGCAGCAATGAAG CAAAGATTTGGGGAGAATGTGGGCCAGCTTTTGGATCCAAATCATGCCTCAATATTAAAGTCTGCAGCAACTGGACAGCCATCAGG GCAAGTGTTGCATGGTGCGGCCGGTGGAATGTCCCCACAGGTTCAGTCTCGGAATCAACCACTTCCTGGGTCCACACCA GACATAAAGACTGAGATCAACCCGGTGCTAAATCCCAGAGCTGCTGGTCCAGAGGCATCATTGATAGGGATTCCTG GGTCAAATCAAGGTGGTAACAATTTGACTCTAAAAGGATGGCCTCTCCAT GGATTAGATCAGCTTCGCTCTGGGCTCCTTCAACAACAGAAATCTTTTATTCAGGCTCCTCAGCCATTTCATCAACTTCAGATGTTGACGCCACAACATCAACAACAGCTTATGCTTGCACAGCAAAATTTAACATCACCTTCTGCTACTGATGAGAATCGAAGATTGAGAATGCTTTGGAACAACCGTAATATGGGGCTTGGAAAGGATGGGCTTACAAACTCTGTTAGTGATGTAGTTCCAGATGTTGGATCTCCTTTACAAGCTGGTGGCTCCCTCTTACCTCGCCGAGATGCAGATTATCTGATTAAG ttaaaaatgggtcaaattcAACAGCAGCAACAACAACAGCAGAACAGTAATGCGCAGCAGCAACTTCAGCAGCATGCTCTTTCAAGTCAGCAATCTCAGAATTCAAATCACAACCTTCATCAGCAAGATAAGATGGGAGGTGCTGGTAGTGTCACTGTAGATGGTAGCATGTCCAACTCCTTTCGAGGAAGTGATCAG GTTTCAAAAAACCAGACTGGGAGGAAGAGGAAACAGCCAGTATCATCTTCAGGTCCTGCTAATAGCTCCGGTACTGCAAATACGGCAGGGCCTTCCCCAAGTTCCGCACCTTCTACGCCTTCAACTCACACTCCTGGAGATGTGATCTCTATGCCTTCTTTGCCGCATAGTGGTGGTTCTTCTAAGCCTCTAGTGATGTTTGGCACTGATGGTACAGGCACTCTTACATCTCCTGCAAACCAGTTG TGGGATGATAAGGATCTTGAATTGCAGGCTGATATGGATCGTTTTGTGGAGGATGGATCACTTGAGGATAACGTTGATTCTTTTTTATCTCATGATGACACTGATCCTAGAGATACAGTTCCTCGGATGGATGTCAGCAAAG GGTTCACATTCACTGAACTGAGTTCTGTTAGAGCGAGCACAAGCAAAGTAATCTGTTGCCACTTCTCGTCAGATGGGAAATTACTTGCTAGTGGTGGTCATGATAAAAAG GCTGCCTTGTGGTATACAgataatttaaagcaaaaaacTACCCTTGAGGAACATTCATCATTGATTACAGATGTCCGTTTCAGTCCAAGCATGCCACGTCTAGCAACATCCTCCTTTGACAAAACAGTCCGGGTTTGGGATGCTGACAAT CATGGCTACTCATTACGTACTTTCACGGGACATTCTGCCTCTGTCATGTCACTAGACTTTCACCCAACTAAGGATGACTTGATCTGCTCATGTGATTCAGATGGTGAAATACGTTACTGGAGTATTAATAACGGTAGCTGCTCAAGGGTATTCAAG GGTGGAACGGCACAGATGAGATTTCAGCCTCGTCTAGGAAGGTATCTTGCTGCAGCAGCCGAGAATGTTGTGTCCATTCTAGACGTCGAGACACAAGCTTGCCGGCATTCTTTGCAG